Proteins co-encoded in one Astatotilapia calliptera chromosome 18, fAstCal1.2, whole genome shotgun sequence genomic window:
- the LOC113010772 gene encoding LOW QUALITY PROTEIN: uncharacterized protein LOC113010772 (The sequence of the model RefSeq protein was modified relative to this genomic sequence to represent the inferred CDS: deleted 1 base in 1 codon) — translation METEDLQEILAILCNAVHLHKAERKWFPRTTQMISWCLLALSDTGKLLEMGTGEGKSCVIAMFAVLRVLRGEKVDVVSSSSVLCQRDAEEWAEFYQSFGITVDINTNKNEDKDRKECYQKDVVYGTIEAFAADHLRQIFEMKDVRPDRNFQCIIIDEVDSLLLDQGVQLTYLSSPMVSMQHLNIILTMIWSHVSQYGFLSTGHQTFVRGPPASFFKAIYDSMNTEGSEISDPMDILTIAEESNIVPKGFSEDIYKSENHELLSKLKTVSQDSMVDFFKEIEDYVPYGFTVYTLDDKGLLCLQKCSPYNDLDIPELSFLVLEEGLCCPLYESEEVLIKPIAELISERIQYTPCENNTEKISIPGFLKNLVEKKVSVWVQNAFLAMLLKEGREYVVENDNVCPVDFRSTGIVELNKKWGDGLQQFVEIKHQVKLSTISTVTNYISNVSFFEKYQGKIYGTTGTLGSKADIQFLQDLYPKLSVCKIPTFNRKKLFEVKGTLKKTAEEWKSEIKHVVTAQISPNSYRDGRAALVICETINKAKEIYEELKSCIPNKKLILYCRSDRDSLSKIDKELLPGDVIVPGDVIVPGDVIVATNLAGRGTDIKVSPEVNNNGGLFVILSFLSENTRVELQAFGRTARKGKPGSAQIIISTEHLQPSFSTVSSLEEAKSTRDRLAAEKINHIMNDVAEMKLREDLFSEYCETLQDIYNTTDGDEEKAVVAIMNEFWGIWLQTKSEEIDQLKRNELQESLKADLSKAKSQCQCRLHQVPAFITTSSLEMLHWVMESGIPQPDCLKKP, via the exons ATGGAGACAGAGGACCTTCAGGAGATCCTTGCAATCTTATGCAATGCTGTACACCTCCACAAAGCAGAAAGGAAGTGGTTTCCCAGGACAACTCAGATGATAAGCTGGTGCCTGTTGGCCTTGTCTGACACTGGGAAGCTCCTGGAGATGGGAACTGGAGAAGGGAAGTCTTGTGTCATAGCAATGTTTGCAGTGCTGCGTGTGCTTAGAGGTGAAAAGGTGGATGTGGTGTCCAGCTCCTCTGTGTTATGCCAAAGAGATGCTGAAGAATGGGCAGAATTCTACCAGTCCTTTGGCATTACAGTcgacataaacacaaataaaaatgaggaTAAAGATCGGAAAGAATGCTATCAGAAGGACGTGGTCTATGGAACCATTGAAGCCTTTGCTGCTGATCACCTTCGCCAAATATTTGAGATGAAGGATGTGAGGCCTGATCGTAACTTTCAGTGCATCATTATCGATGAAGTGGACTCACTGCTGCTGGATCAGGGAGTGCAGCTGACATACCTGTCCAGCCCCATGGTGTCCATGCAGCACCTGAACATTATTCTCACCATGATCTGGAGCCACGTCAGTCAGTATGGCTTCCTATCTACAGGACATCAGACATTTGTACGAGGTCCTCCTGCTTCATTCTTCAAGGCCATCTATGACTCAATGAACACAGAAGGCAGTGAAATTAGTGATCCAATGGACATTTTAACTATTGCTGAAGAATCTAACATTGTGCCAAAAGGATTTTCAGAAGATATCTACAAGAGTGAAAACCATGAACTTCTCAGTAAACTGAAAACAGTGAGTCAGGATTCTATGGTTGACTTTTTCAAAGAAATTGAGGACTATGTCCCTTACGGCTTTACTGTTTACACGCTAGATGACAAAGGACTGCTCTGTCTTCAAAAGTGCAGTCCATACAATGACCTGGACATCCCAGAGCTTTCATTTCTTGTGCTGGAGGAAGGATTGTGTTGTCCTCTCTATGAGTCAGAAGAAGTTCTCATCAAGCCCATTGCAGAATTGATCTCTGAGAGGATTCAGTACACCCCATGTGaaaacaatacagaaaaaatCAGCATTCCTGGTTTCTTGAAGAATCTGGTGGAGAAGAAAGTCTCAGTGTGGGTTCAGAATGCCTTTCTGGCAATGTTACTGAAAGAAGGACGTGAATATGTCGTAGAAAATGACAACGTCTGTCCAGTGGACTTCAGATCCACTGGTATTGTTGAACTGAATAAGAAATGGGGTGATGGTCTGCAGCAGTTTGTGGAGATTAAACACCAAGTCAAACTGAGCACAATTTCAACAGTGACAAATTATATTTCCAACGTTTCTTTTTTTGAGAAATACCAGGGAAAAATATACGGAACAACAGGAACACTGGGGAGCAAAGCAGACATTCAGTTTTTGCAGGACCTGTATCCAAAGCTCTCTGTGTGCAAAATACCAACATTCAACAGGAAAAAGTTATTTGAGGTCAAAGGTACTctgaaaaaaacagctgaagaatggaaatctgaaataaaacatGTGGTCACAGCTCAGATTTCCCCAAATTCATacagagatggaagagcagcgTTGGTGATCTGTGAAACTATCAACAAAGCCAAAGAGATCTACGAAGAGCTGAAGAGCTGCATCCCAAATAAAAAATTGATTCTCTACTGCCGCAGTGACAGAGACAGTTTGAGTAAAATAGACAAGGAGCTGCTTCCTGGTGATGTCATTGTACCTGGTGATGTCATTGTACCTGGTGATGTCATTGTTGCCACAAACCTTGCCGGCCGTGGCACAGACATTAAAGTGTCCCCAGAGGTGAACAATAATGGAGGGTTATTTGTGatcctctctttcctctctgagAACACAAGAGTGGAACTCCAGGCTTTTGGACGAACTGCACGCAAAGGTAAACCTGGATCTGCTCAGATAATCATTTCCACTGAACACCTGCAGCCATCTTTCAGCACAGTGTCCTCTCTGGAGGAAGCCAAGAGCACAAGAGACCGACTTGCAGCAGAAAAGATAAATCATATAATGAACGATGTTGCTGAGATGAAACTGCGGGAGGACCTTTTTTCAGAATACTGTGAAACACTTCAAGATATTTATAACACCACTGATGGAGACGAGGAAAAAGCTGTTGTTGCCATCATGAATGAGTTCTGGGGGATTTGGCTGCAAACTAAATCagaagaaattgatcagttgaAAAGAAATGAACTGCAAGAGAGTCTGAAAGCTGATTTGTCAAAGGCAAAAAGTCAGTGTCAATGT AGACTTCACCAAGTTCCAGCATTTATCACTACATCAAGTTTGGAAATGTTGCACTGGGTGATGGAAAGTGGGATACCGCAGCCAGACTGTTTGAAAAAGCCATGA